Part of the Xanthomonas sp. SI genome is shown below.
GCACGTCGTTGACGCACATGCCGACCAGGTCGATGCCGATGCTGTCGTGCCGGCCCAGCTGTTGCGCCAGCTTCAGCTTGGTGCCGACGCCGTCGGTGCCGGACACCAGGACCGGCTCGCGGTACTTGCCGGACAGGTCGAACAGCGCGCCGAAACCGCCCAGCCCGCCCATCACCTCGGGGCGGAAACTGCGCTTGACCAAGGGTTTGATGCGTTCGACGACGGCATTGCCGGCATCGATGTCGACGCCGGCGTCGCGGTAGGTCAACGGGGCGGCGGCGGGGGTCTTGGGAGTGGTCACGGGCGGTGGCGTCGGCGGAAAGACGGCGATTTTAACAGGCCGCATTGGCGCTACGCCCGCATTCGGGCAACAATTCGCCCCGGATACGCCGAGCAATGGAACCTTCGATGCGCCGCAGCCTTGCCTTACTCCTGTCTTTCGCGCTGTGCCTGCCCGCCGCGGCCGCCCTGGCCCAGGCCGGTCTGCGCACCGAAGGTGACGTCGCCGGCGCGCAGAGCCCCTACGACGCCGAGGTGCCGGTCAACAGCCAGAGCGAGGCCGACCGCAATGGCGCGGTGGCGCGCGCGTTGGGCGTGGTGCTCGGCAAGATCTCCGGCGACCGCGCGGTGATGTCGCGCCCGGGGGTGACCCAGGCGCTGCGCAACGCCAAGAACTTCGTCGACAGCTACGACTACCGCCAGGACCAGGGCACCTCGCCGAGCGGCGCGCCGACCTTCCGCACCACCCTGATCGCGCGCTTCCGGCAGAGCGACGTCGACGGCCTGGCCGCGGCGCTGGGCCTGCCGCTGTGGCCGCAGCCGCGGCCCAAGCCGGTGCTGTGGCTGGCGATCGATGACGGCAGCGGCCCGCGCCTGGTCGGCGTGCAGCAGTCCAATGCCGCGCGCAGCGCGCTGGACCGCGCGATCGAGCGCGGCTACCGGCTCGGCCTGCCCACCGGCAGCGCCGCCGAGCAGGCGCTGGTCGGCGCGATCTGGCGCCAGGACACCGCCGCGGTGGCCAGCGCCTCGTCGCGCTACAGCCCGCCGATGCAGCTGATCGGCAAGCTGTACCGCGGCAAGTCCGGCGGCTGGACCGCCGACTGGGTGTTCGTCGACAGCGGCAAGACGTTGTCCAGCTGGTCGGCCAGCGACGCCGACGCGCGCCGCGCGATCGCTGCCGGCGCCGACGGTGCCGCCGACGCGCTGGTCAAGCGCTACGCCAAGGCGTCCAGCACCGGCCCGGCCGGCGTGTACAGGGTGGTG
Proteins encoded:
- a CDS encoding DUF2066 domain-containing protein gives rise to the protein MEPSMRRSLALLLSFALCLPAAAALAQAGLRTEGDVAGAQSPYDAEVPVNSQSEADRNGAVARALGVVLGKISGDRAVMSRPGVTQALRNAKNFVDSYDYRQDQGTSPSGAPTFRTTLIARFRQSDVDGLAAALGLPLWPQPRPKPVLWLAIDDGSGPRLVGVQQSNAARSALDRAIERGYRLGLPTGSAAEQALVGAIWRQDTAAVASASSRYSPPMQLIGKLYRGKSGGWTADWVFVDSGKTLSSWSASDADARRAIAAGADGAADALVKRYAKASSTGPAGVYRVVISGIRSADDYLRVSAALQNTSVVRRIVPIQASGDRLELDLDLLSGVSGLNRMLGADSPLQPVTVPVEGGPIILNTERTEYRLK